Proteins from a single region of Anaerolineales bacterium:
- the pckA gene encoding phosphoenolpyruvate carboxykinase (ATP), with protein MNNILNIKTPAEGQAEANKSDFGLDNIALLNLRKVYWNLTTEALYEEIIFRGEAQISHMGPVIVNTGKHTARAASDKFVVRESTTEQNVWWGEYNRPYATPKFDELYNRLQGFLQGRDLFVQDCYGGADPNYRLPVRIITESAWHSLFARNMFIKPKTNEEYRRHVPEFTVISVPSFKAFPQIDGTPSNTFIVINFEQRLCIIGNTGYGGEIKKSVFTLLNYLLPMQGIMTMHCSANIGKNGDTALFFGLSGTGKTTLSADPNRGLIGDDEHGWSDEGIFNFEDGCYAKVIGLSPTAEPEIYACTRRFGTILENVVYDPVTRYVDLDDDTRTENTRASYPLDFIGNAIPEKMGGHPKNIIFLTCDASGVMPPIARLTPDQALYHFISGYTAKVGGTEIGLGEEPEITFSACFGAPFMVLPPAFYANLLKQKILRYGVDCWLVNTGWVGGPYGVGKRISIRYTRDLLNSALNGELKDVEYYTDPVFGFQVPKHCPGIPDNVLYPATSWPSEDAYMKRYTSLAARFIDNFKKFADDCPPEVVKSGPTI; from the coding sequence ATGAACAACATTTTGAATATCAAGACCCCCGCCGAAGGCCAGGCCGAGGCCAACAAAAGCGATTTCGGACTGGATAATATCGCGCTGCTTAACTTGCGGAAAGTATATTGGAACCTGACCACCGAAGCATTATATGAGGAGATCATTTTCAGGGGTGAAGCCCAAATATCCCACATGGGTCCGGTTATCGTCAATACCGGTAAGCACACCGCCCGGGCTGCCAGCGATAAATTTGTGGTGCGCGAGTCGACCACCGAACAAAATGTATGGTGGGGGGAATATAATCGCCCGTATGCCACCCCGAAATTCGATGAGCTGTACAACCGCTTGCAAGGCTTCCTACAGGGACGCGATTTATTCGTCCAGGATTGCTATGGTGGAGCTGATCCAAATTATCGATTACCAGTTCGGATCATCACCGAATCAGCCTGGCACTCGCTCTTTGCCAGGAATATGTTCATCAAGCCAAAGACGAATGAAGAATACCGCCGGCATGTACCAGAATTCACGGTGATCAGCGTTCCCTCCTTCAAGGCTTTCCCGCAGATCGACGGGACACCTTCCAATACGTTCATTGTGATCAACTTTGAACAAAGACTGTGCATCATTGGGAACACAGGGTACGGTGGTGAGATCAAGAAGTCGGTCTTTACTTTATTGAACTACTTATTGCCGATGCAGGGCATCATGACCATGCATTGCTCTGCCAATATCGGCAAAAATGGAGACACCGCTTTATTTTTCGGCCTTTCCGGCACGGGGAAAACCACCCTTTCAGCAGACCCGAACCGAGGTTTGATCGGTGATGATGAGCATGGCTGGAGTGACGAAGGTATCTTCAATTTTGAAGATGGATGTTATGCCAAAGTCATCGGTCTCTCGCCCACTGCTGAGCCTGAGATCTATGCCTGTACACGCCGGTTTGGGACCATCCTTGAAAACGTTGTCTATGATCCAGTCACCCGCTATGTGGATCTTGACGACGATACGCGCACCGAGAATACACGTGCCTCCTACCCACTCGATTTCATTGGTAATGCCATCCCGGAGAAAATGGGTGGGCATCCAAAAAATATCATTTTCCTGACCTGTGACGCCTCGGGCGTGATGCCCCCGATCGCCCGTCTCACCCCTGACCAAGCGCTATACCATTTCATATCAGGATACACAGCCAAGGTGGGAGGAACCGAGATTGGTCTTGGTGAAGAACCAGAGATCACTTTCAGTGCCTGCTTTGGGGCTCCATTCATGGTCCTTCCTCCCGCTTTTTATGCGAATTTATTGAAGCAGAAGATCCTTCGGTACGGGGTCGATTGCTGGTTGGTCAATACGGGTTGGGTCGGTGGACCCTATGGCGTGGGTAAACGGATCAGCATCCGCTACACGCGTGACCTGTTGAACTCGGCCTTGAACGGGGAACTGAAGGATGTTGAGTATTACACTGACCCAGTCTTTGGTTTCCAGGTTCCTAAACATTGCCCAGGCATACCCGATAATGTTTTGTACCCAGCAACTTCATGGCCGAGTGAAGATGCTTACATGAAACGCTACACCAGCCTGGCAGCAAGGTTCATCGATAACTTCAAAAAATTTGCCGACGATTGCCCGCCGGAAGTCGTGAAATCTGGGCCTACGATCTAG
- the hflX gene encoding GTPase HflX: protein MAKKLPELTKRPREKAFLVGVEIRGEEHLLSLEDSLAELALLGDTAGLQVVGQSTQYPVKPNVKTYVGSGKVDEIRMLADEVKAEVILFDNELSPRHLRELEQIFGDHFRILDRTALILDIFAQHANTNEGALQVELAQYEYRLPRLTRAWTHLARQAGGGGGRSGKVGGVGLRGPGETQLEVDRREIRSRIKHLKEQLEKVRVHRQHYRNRRKKSLTPVVALVGYTNAGKSTLLNILSDSDVYVADQLFATLDPTTRRVNISDGHVALFTDTVGFIQKLPTTLVAAFRATLEEIAEADLLIHVIDITHPQAHEQARAVYQTLSEIEADHIPILTALNKIDQLTDPDQAMRSLADFPSAVAISALTGEGLPDLLQKAHTYLYEDFIPIHVYLPYNEGGLITLFHGQGQVDRLEHVSGGVEIQGHIPGRLLSYFHPFQKEINQT from the coding sequence ATGGCAAAAAAACTACCTGAGCTTACCAAGCGTCCGCGCGAAAAAGCCTTCCTCGTCGGGGTGGAGATCCGCGGTGAAGAGCACTTATTAAGCCTTGAAGATTCATTAGCTGAGCTGGCATTACTTGGGGATACTGCTGGGTTACAGGTCGTTGGCCAATCCACCCAATACCCGGTTAAACCGAATGTCAAGACTTATGTTGGTTCTGGCAAGGTGGATGAGATCCGTATGCTGGCTGATGAGGTGAAAGCGGAAGTAATCCTTTTCGATAATGAGCTTTCTCCACGTCACCTACGTGAGCTGGAACAGATTTTTGGGGATCATTTCCGTATCCTCGACCGCACTGCCTTGATTTTGGATATCTTTGCGCAACATGCCAACACGAATGAAGGTGCACTACAGGTTGAGCTAGCGCAGTATGAATACCGGCTACCCCGCCTCACCAGGGCCTGGACCCACCTGGCACGGCAGGCTGGCGGTGGTGGAGGTCGGTCAGGTAAAGTCGGCGGTGTCGGCTTACGCGGGCCGGGTGAAACCCAGTTGGAAGTAGATCGCCGCGAGATACGCTCCCGCATCAAGCATCTAAAAGAACAGCTTGAGAAGGTGCGTGTGCATAGGCAGCATTATCGCAACCGTCGTAAAAAATCGCTCACCCCTGTGGTGGCCTTGGTGGGTTACACCAACGCCGGCAAATCGACCCTACTGAATATCCTTTCCGATTCGGATGTATATGTAGCCGACCAGCTATTCGCCACATTAGATCCAACTACCCGCAGGGTGAATATCTCTGATGGGCATGTGGCCTTGTTCACCGACACGGTGGGATTCATCCAAAAGCTACCTACCACGCTCGTGGCAGCTTTTCGAGCCACCCTGGAGGAAATTGCTGAAGCTGACCTGCTGATCCATGTCATCGATATCACCCATCCCCAGGCACACGAGCAAGCCCGGGCAGTGTATCAGACGTTATCGGAGATCGAAGCTGACCATATCCCCATCCTTACCGCGTTAAATAAGATTGATCAGCTGACCGACCCTGACCAGGCAATGCGATCCCTGGCTGATTTCCCCAGTGCCGTTGCCATTTCTGCTCTGACGGGTGAAGGTCTCCCTGATCTGCTCCAAAAAGCCCATACGTACCTTTATGAGGATTTTATTCCCATTCACGTTTACCTCCCTTACAACGAGGGTGGATTGATCACCTTGTTCCACGGGCAAGGCCAGGTAGACCGCCTGGAGCACGTCTCGGGTGGTGTGGAAATCCAGGGTCACATCCCTGGAAGACTGCTATCCTATTTCCACCCATTCCAGAAAGAAATCAACCAAACATAA
- a CDS encoding methylenetetrahydrofolate--tRNA-(uracil(54)-C(5))-methyltransferase (FADH(2)-oxidizing) TrmFO, with protein MNILDHYHALTVIGGGLAGSEAAWQAASRGIKVRLFEMRPSVSTGAHQSGKLAELVCSNSLGSNLPDRAAGVLKNELRTLNSLLIKCADTCAVPAGGALAVDREMFSALVTEQLENHPNIEVVQKEVSEIPDGPVIIASGPLTSPGLTRAIQQLTGYDQIFFYDALAPIVYRESINMEIAYQASRYGKGSEEGIGDYLNCPMTKDEYDRFVDELLKAERIDLHEFETNVNLGVTAGVHRYFEGCLPIEIIAMRGVQALAYGPMRPIGLTDPRTGAKAYAVVQLRQDNLAKTLYNLVGFQTNLKHNEQERLIRMIPGLEQAEFARFGQMHRNTFIFSPALLDLTLQYRQRDGLFFAGQITGVEGYIGNIATGLVAGWNAANYLLGEPLIEMPSGTIIGALCNYISHANAKDFQPMKANFGILPEFEEQIKGKRKRAAAFAERSSRQIQQFIARHQEVVNKLDCV; from the coding sequence ATGAATATACTTGATCATTACCATGCGTTAACCGTCATCGGGGGTGGGTTAGCCGGGTCCGAAGCTGCCTGGCAGGCAGCTTCGCGCGGTATTAAAGTGCGCTTGTTTGAGATGCGTCCCAGTGTTTCTACTGGTGCTCACCAATCTGGAAAGCTGGCTGAGCTGGTATGTTCCAACTCGCTGGGATCCAACCTTCCAGATCGTGCAGCAGGCGTACTGAAAAATGAGCTCAGGACACTCAACTCATTGCTGATTAAGTGCGCCGATACCTGTGCAGTTCCTGCTGGTGGGGCATTGGCCGTTGATCGCGAGATGTTTTCTGCCCTGGTTACTGAGCAGTTAGAAAATCATCCCAACATTGAGGTGGTTCAAAAAGAAGTTTCCGAGATACCAGACGGACCAGTGATAATTGCCAGCGGACCGCTGACTTCTCCTGGGTTGACGCGCGCCATCCAGCAGCTGACCGGCTATGACCAGATATTTTTCTACGATGCTCTGGCGCCAATTGTTTACCGTGAATCAATAAACATGGAAATCGCGTACCAGGCTTCGCGTTATGGAAAAGGTTCAGAAGAGGGAATTGGCGATTACCTTAATTGTCCAATGACCAAAGACGAGTACGACCGGTTTGTGGATGAATTACTCAAGGCAGAAAGGATCGATTTGCATGAATTTGAGACAAATGTCAATCTCGGTGTTACAGCAGGAGTGCATCGTTATTTCGAAGGCTGTCTACCGATCGAAATTATTGCCATGCGAGGTGTGCAGGCGCTTGCCTATGGCCCGATGCGCCCTATCGGGTTGACCGACCCGCGCACCGGGGCGAAAGCTTACGCAGTTGTGCAACTGAGGCAGGATAACCTGGCGAAGACCTTATACAATCTGGTCGGATTCCAGACCAACCTCAAGCATAATGAACAGGAACGCCTCATCAGGATGATCCCAGGGCTTGAGCAGGCTGAGTTTGCCCGCTTTGGTCAGATGCATCGCAATACCTTTATTTTTTCACCCGCATTACTGGATCTGACCTTACAATATAGGCAGCGGGATGGTCTTTTCTTTGCTGGCCAAATCACCGGGGTAGAGGGGTACATTGGGAATATCGCCACCGGGTTGGTGGCCGGTTGGAACGCTGCCAATTATCTTCTTGGGGAGCCATTGATCGAGATGCCGTCTGGTACAATCATTGGAGCATTATGCAACTATATTTCTCATGCCAATGCAAAAGACTTTCAGCCGATGAAGGCCAATTTTGGGATCCTTCCGGAGTTCGAAGAACAGATCAAGGGAAAAAGGAAACGCGCAGCTGCCTTTGCAGAGCGCTCTAGTCGCCAGATTCAGCAATTCATCGCCAGGCACCAAGAAGTTGTAAATAAACTAGATTGCGTATAG
- a CDS encoding acetyl-CoA acetyltransferase (Catalyzes the synthesis of acetoacetyl coenzyme A from two molecules of acetyl coenzyme A. It can also act as a thiolase, catalyzing the reverse reaction and generating two-carbon units from the four-carbon product of fatty acid oxidation), with amino-acid sequence MREIAILGIGQTPVDEHWDKSLRELAGEAIIAALADANRDSAESLFIGNMLSGILSKQENLGGLISDWIGFPGVEAEKVEAACGSGAAAFRAGLMAVGSEEVDSALVVGVEKMTESLPIETTEALATAADADYESAQGLSFVAINALVMQRYLHTYGWKHTDFAPFSINAHANAFSNPFARLHEKITEKDYINARMIAEPINLLDASPTGDGAAALLLVPADSISLDDRRLVKIVGSASATDTIAIHSRKDPLWLSAAEKSAQKAYDQAGVRPQDIDFFELHDAFSIMSVLSLEACGFVERGKGPELGLHGEITIDGKLPITTRGGLKARGHPVGATGVYQIVEAVQQLRGEADPTQVNNAKIGMTQNIGGSGATIITHILKKG; translated from the coding sequence ATGCGTGAAATTGCTATCCTTGGGATCGGTCAAACCCCAGTAGATGAACATTGGGATAAGTCATTAAGAGAATTAGCGGGCGAAGCGATCATCGCCGCCTTAGCGGATGCGAACCGCGATTCAGCTGAATCACTCTTCATCGGGAATATGCTCTCCGGTATCCTCAGCAAGCAGGAAAATCTGGGCGGGCTGATCTCCGATTGGATTGGTTTTCCAGGGGTGGAGGCTGAAAAGGTGGAAGCAGCTTGTGGATCTGGAGCAGCAGCCTTTCGTGCGGGGTTGATGGCAGTTGGCTCGGAAGAAGTGGACAGTGCCCTGGTGGTTGGCGTCGAAAAAATGACTGAAAGCCTTCCCATCGAAACCACGGAAGCCCTGGCAACCGCGGCAGATGCAGATTATGAATCAGCCCAAGGATTATCGTTTGTGGCGATCAATGCCCTGGTGATGCAACGCTACCTGCATACTTACGGCTGGAAACACACCGATTTTGCCCCATTTTCAATTAATGCTCATGCCAATGCATTTAGCAATCCATTCGCCCGGTTACACGAGAAGATCACCGAGAAGGATTACATTAATGCCAGGATGATAGCAGAACCGATCAACCTGTTGGACGCATCCCCTACTGGTGATGGCGCTGCCGCGCTGCTTCTTGTTCCTGCAGATAGCATTTCACTGGATGACAGGCGCTTGGTGAAGATCGTCGGGTCAGCATCAGCCACAGATACGATTGCGATCCATAGCCGGAAGGATCCGCTCTGGTTATCAGCCGCAGAAAAATCAGCCCAAAAAGCGTATGACCAGGCGGGCGTTCGACCACAGGATATCGATTTCTTTGAGCTGCATGATGCTTTTTCGATCATGTCGGTGCTATCACTGGAGGCTTGTGGCTTCGTTGAGCGTGGTAAAGGCCCGGAGCTTGGCCTCCACGGTGAAATCACCATCGATGGAAAGCTCCCCATCACTACCCGAGGTGGATTAAAGGCACGAGGTCATCCAGTTGGTGCCACCGGAGTGTACCAAATCGTAGAAGCGGTACAGCAACTGCGGGGTGAAGCCGATCCTACCCAGGTTAATAATGCAAAAATTGGCATGACGCAAAATATTGGCGGAAGCGGGGCAACTATCATCACACATATCTTAAAAAAAGGATAA
- the hypA gene encoding hydrogenase maturation nickel metallochaperone HypA — protein sequence MHELSVTESILEISLRHAGQANAKRVTNLYLVIGQLASIVDDSVQFYWDIISKDTIAQGATLHFKRLPAKLICLDCSQQFNLGSDGFSCPNCMNDHVKILSGDEFYMEAIDVET from the coding sequence ATGCATGAATTATCGGTTACTGAGAGCATCCTGGAAATCTCGTTACGCCACGCTGGTCAGGCTAATGCAAAACGCGTTACCAACCTTTACCTGGTCATTGGTCAATTGGCCAGTATCGTGGATGATTCAGTCCAGTTTTATTGGGACATCATTTCCAAAGACACGATAGCTCAGGGAGCTACCTTACATTTCAAGAGATTACCGGCAAAGCTAATTTGCCTGGATTGCAGTCAACAATTCAATCTCGGTAGTGATGGTTTCAGCTGCCCAAATTGCATGAATGACCATGTGAAGATACTTTCAGGTGACGAATTCTACATGGAAGCTATCGATGTTGAGACCTGA
- the hypB gene encoding hydrogenase accessory protein HypB yields the protein MTKNILVVEKILSANDRIAAQNRAIFDEAGIKAFNFMASPGAGKTSLIEQTVKRLIPRMNLAVIDGDIATNLDADRAQAAGALAVQINTGGECHLDAVMLNSALKQMNLKGIDLVIVENVGNLVCPASFQLGTHKSVLIASIPEGDDKPYKYPGMYRGVDALVINKIDLLPYVPFDMAFFSKGVEILNPGLVSFSLSCKTGEGLDRWLDWLVSNS from the coding sequence ATGACGAAAAATATTCTGGTAGTTGAAAAAATCCTGAGTGCAAATGACCGTATCGCAGCTCAAAACCGAGCGATTTTTGATGAGGCAGGGATAAAGGCATTCAATTTCATGGCGTCACCTGGGGCGGGTAAGACTTCATTAATTGAGCAAACCGTGAAACGGTTGATCCCTCGGATGAACCTGGCGGTAATCGATGGCGATATCGCCACCAACCTGGATGCCGACCGTGCCCAGGCGGCGGGAGCTTTGGCAGTACAGATCAACACTGGCGGAGAATGCCACCTGGACGCAGTCATGTTGAATTCTGCTTTGAAGCAAATGAACCTGAAAGGTATTGACCTGGTCATAGTTGAAAATGTCGGTAACCTGGTGTGCCCAGCAAGCTTTCAGCTCGGCACACACAAGAGCGTATTAATTGCCTCCATCCCTGAAGGAGATGACAAGCCTTATAAATACCCAGGGATGTACCGTGGGGTGGATGCCCTGGTGATTAATAAAATTGACTTACTACCGTATGTACCGTTCGACATGGCCTTCTTCAGCAAGGGTGTTGAGATCTTAAACCCTGGCCTGGTTTCATTCTCCCTCTCCTGCAAGACTGGTGAAGGACTGGATCGATGGCTTGATTGGCTGGTGAGCAACTCCTGA
- the hypF gene encoding carbamoyltransferase HypF: MIGTHIHITGIVQGVGFRPFVYNQATQKGLTGWVCNTSAGVDIEVYGEAGDVSSFISAFHSDAPPLAQIDSLEVQEIPLKYFKSFEIIQSMPMSKAFQPISPDIAICDDCLKEVFDPTDRRYRYPFINCTNCGPRLTIIEDIPYDRPKTTMRDFKMCPECQAEYSDPTNRRFHAQPIACPECGPNVWFEYPRQEKAVKKQLISGEDAIRTTQKLLLQGKIVAIKGMGGFHLACDATNTKAVAELRRRKLRVDKPFAIMMPDTASIEANCLVNEADRQLLESRERPIVLLTRKGSSEITPEVAPRQNTLGAMLPYTPLHYLLFAPLNGYKSGVSAHKNRKIPPLVMTSGNISEEPIAIDNDAALEQLASLADGFLMHNRPIRTRCDDSVVRTYLNDIYPIRRSRGYAPFPVYLETKSPQILATGGELKNTFCIVRDRYAFLSHHIGDMENVETYQSFHDGITHYEALFRVKPEALAYDLHPNYLATRYALERAAREKLPAFGIQHHHAHITSCMAEHALPAGQPVIGIAFDGTGYGLDGTIWGGEFLLADYHDFTRFAHLKYVPLPGGDTAIRKPARIALAYLWSTGMEWDSELAPVRALCAEELSILKSQLKLKINTPLTSSMGRFFDAVAALCGIRQLVNYEAQAAIEFEALADLAETGVYDFIVKDKDDDGSLQIDSLPLIEQVLIDVQRGTPVSKISACFHNSIARLVLELCERIRREHGVDQVVLSGGVWQNQTLLQKTHDLLITKEYQVYVHRKVPTNDGGLSLGQAVVAIHRMMR; the protein is encoded by the coding sequence ATGATCGGAACACACATCCACATCACTGGTATCGTGCAGGGAGTGGGTTTCCGCCCCTTTGTCTACAACCAGGCTACCCAAAAAGGCCTGACTGGCTGGGTGTGTAATACATCTGCAGGGGTAGACATTGAGGTATACGGCGAGGCAGGGGATGTCAGCTCATTCATCAGCGCTTTTCACTCAGATGCGCCACCCCTTGCTCAAATCGATAGCCTCGAAGTGCAGGAGATCCCTTTAAAGTACTTTAAATCATTTGAGATCATCCAGTCAATGCCAATGAGCAAGGCTTTTCAACCCATTTCTCCAGACATCGCCATCTGCGACGATTGTTTAAAAGAGGTATTCGACCCAACTGACCGACGCTACCGCTACCCGTTTATCAACTGCACCAACTGCGGGCCTAGGTTGACCATCATCGAGGATATTCCATACGACCGGCCGAAAACGACCATGCGAGATTTCAAGATGTGCCCCGAGTGCCAGGCAGAATATTCCGATCCGACCAATCGAAGATTCCACGCCCAACCCATCGCCTGCCCGGAATGCGGCCCAAATGTGTGGTTCGAGTATCCCAGGCAGGAAAAAGCTGTAAAAAAGCAGCTCATTTCTGGTGAAGATGCCATCCGAACGACCCAAAAGCTGCTGCTCCAGGGCAAGATTGTTGCGATTAAAGGCATGGGGGGGTTTCACCTGGCATGTGATGCCACCAATACAAAAGCTGTGGCTGAGTTACGCCGCCGAAAGCTGCGTGTAGATAAGCCGTTTGCAATCATGATGCCTGATACAGCCAGTATTGAAGCGAACTGCCTGGTCAACGAAGCTGACCGACAGCTGCTTGAATCACGCGAGCGCCCGATCGTACTCCTTACCCGCAAGGGATCGTCAGAAATAACTCCTGAGGTAGCGCCTCGTCAAAATACGCTGGGGGCCATGCTCCCCTATACGCCCTTGCATTACCTGTTATTCGCACCTCTGAATGGCTACAAATCTGGTGTAAGTGCTCACAAAAATCGCAAAATACCACCACTCGTCATGACCAGCGGTAACATCAGCGAGGAACCAATTGCTATTGACAATGATGCAGCTCTCGAGCAGCTTGCGAGCCTGGCGGATGGGTTCTTGATGCACAATCGTCCGATCCGTACACGCTGCGACGATTCAGTGGTGCGTACGTATCTGAATGACATTTATCCGATCCGCAGGTCGCGCGGATATGCCCCATTCCCGGTTTATCTGGAGACCAAATCACCCCAGATCCTTGCGACGGGTGGCGAGTTAAAAAATACATTTTGTATCGTGCGTGACCGCTATGCTTTTCTTAGCCACCATATCGGTGACATGGAAAATGTGGAAACCTACCAATCCTTTCACGATGGAATCACGCATTATGAAGCCCTTTTCCGGGTAAAACCTGAGGCACTTGCCTACGACCTGCATCCTAACTACCTGGCAACCCGCTACGCGTTGGAGCGCGCTGCGCGTGAAAAACTGCCGGCATTTGGCATTCAGCATCATCATGCGCATATCACCTCCTGCATGGCTGAACATGCTCTACCTGCAGGTCAACCGGTAATTGGTATCGCATTTGATGGCACTGGCTATGGATTGGACGGGACAATTTGGGGTGGAGAGTTTCTGCTCGCAGATTATCACGATTTTACACGGTTTGCCCATTTAAAATATGTGCCTTTGCCCGGTGGAGATACAGCCATTCGTAAACCTGCCCGGATTGCCCTGGCATATTTATGGTCTACTGGAATGGAATGGGACAGCGAGTTAGCACCTGTCCGCGCGCTGTGTGCTGAAGAATTGTCCATATTGAAATCTCAGCTGAAACTAAAAATCAACACCCCTCTTACCTCCAGCATGGGGCGCTTTTTTGACGCAGTTGCGGCCTTATGCGGTATCCGCCAGTTGGTCAACTACGAAGCTCAGGCAGCGATCGAGTTTGAAGCCCTGGCTGACCTTGCTGAGACTGGCGTGTATGATTTCATTGTTAAGGACAAGGATGATGACGGCAGCTTGCAAATCGATTCACTGCCACTCATCGAACAGGTGCTGATCGATGTGCAACGAGGCACACCTGTCTCAAAAATCTCAGCCTGCTTCCACAATAGCATCGCCAGGCTGGTTTTAGAGCTTTGTGAGCGGATCAGGCGAGAGCATGGAGTTGATCAAGTCGTACTCAGTGGTGGTGTATGGCAGAATCAGACATTATTGCAGAAAACGCATGACTTGCTGATTACGAAGGAATATCAGGTGTACGTTCACCGTAAGGTGCCAACTAATGATGGAGGATTGTCGCTCGGCCAGGCTGTTGTGGCAATCCATAGGATGATGAGATGA
- the hypC gene encoding HypC/HybG/HupF family hydrogenase formation chaperone codes for MCLAVPGKIVEIYETNGLLMGKIDFGGVTREVCLSYVPEAKVGDYTIIHVGFALNLIDEQEAMETLALLDEISKQDIEE; via the coding sequence ATGTGCTTAGCGGTTCCAGGAAAAATCGTTGAGATTTACGAGACCAATGGTTTATTAATGGGCAAGATAGACTTCGGAGGCGTAACACGAGAGGTATGTCTCAGTTATGTGCCTGAAGCAAAGGTCGGTGATTATACGATTATCCACGTGGGTTTCGCCCTCAACCTGATCGACGAACAGGAAGCCATGGAAACCTTAGCCCTTCTAGATGAGATATCCAAGCAGGATATTGAAGAATGA
- a CDS encoding hydrogenase formation protein HypD: MKYLSEYRDAQLVRAVMDEISRTIHQPWVIMEICGGQTHSIMKYGLEQLLPADVELVHGPGCPVCVTSLEMIDKALAIASLPNVIFTSYGDMLRVPGSSGDLFSVRATGGDVRVVYSSLDAIKIAQENPDKQVVFFAIGFETTAPANAMSVIQAHNLGLENFSLLVSHVRVPPAMHAILGSPSSRVQGFLAAGHVCSVMGFWEYPSIAEKYNVPITITGFEPLDIAQGILLTIRQLENGSHAVENAYARVVTFDGNRPAQKTIRQVFEDCAQAWRGIGMIPLSGWRLKDEFSNYDATNRFQVQSIKPSESQLCIAGQILQGLKKPVNCPAYATQCTPEHPLGATMVSSEGACAAYYRYGRSQ, from the coding sequence ATGAAGTACCTCTCTGAATACCGTGACGCCCAGCTGGTGAGGGCTGTGATGGACGAAATTTCTCGGACCATTCATCAGCCCTGGGTGATCATGGAAATTTGTGGGGGTCAGACACATTCGATCATGAAGTACGGTCTCGAACAGCTGCTACCTGCAGATGTAGAACTAGTGCATGGGCCGGGCTGCCCGGTATGCGTGACTTCGCTGGAGATGATCGATAAAGCACTCGCCATTGCATCCCTACCCAATGTCATTTTTACATCTTATGGTGATATGCTGCGGGTGCCAGGCTCAAGCGGTGACTTGTTCTCGGTCAGGGCCACCGGAGGTGATGTGCGGGTAGTTTACTCCTCCCTGGATGCAATAAAAATCGCCCAGGAGAATCCTGATAAGCAGGTTGTATTCTTTGCCATTGGGTTTGAAACCACGGCCCCGGCAAACGCCATGAGCGTAATTCAAGCACATAACCTTGGCTTGGAAAATTTTAGCTTATTGGTATCACATGTCAGGGTACCACCAGCCATGCACGCCATTTTAGGTTCACCGAGTAGCCGTGTGCAGGGCTTTCTGGCTGCAGGTCATGTGTGCAGCGTGATGGGATTTTGGGAATACCCTTCCATCGCGGAAAAATACAATGTTCCGATCACGATAACTGGCTTTGAACCCCTGGATATTGCCCAGGGGATACTTCTTACTATTAGGCAGCTGGAAAATGGCAGCCACGCTGTTGAAAATGCTTACGCGCGGGTGGTGACCTTTGATGGAAACCGACCGGCACAAAAAACCATCCGTCAGGTCTTTGAAGATTGTGCTCAAGCATGGCGCGGGATTGGAATGATCCCGTTAAGCGGCTGGCGCCTAAAAGATGAATTCAGCAATTACGATGCAACCAACCGCTTCCAGGTCCAATCGATAAAACCGTCCGAGTCACAGCTATGCATTGCCGGGCAGATACTCCAGGGGCTTAAAAAACCAGTGAATTGCCCGGCATATGCCACTCAATGTACACCAGAACATCCGCTAGGTGCCACGATGGTGTCATCAGAAGGCGCCTGCGCTGCTTACTATCGATATGGAAGGTCACAATGA